Proteins encoded within one genomic window of Hermetia illucens chromosome 2, iHerIll2.2.curated.20191125, whole genome shotgun sequence:
- the LOC119647489 gene encoding zinc finger protein 345-like, translating into MDLADVCRTCFSPDNLEYTIFDVIPLENQPSEIMVIDLLGLIPRISITDISPPLRICTKCMEFMKLIYTFISQCEKSETYIRQLQTQIFNDQSNQNVEQSSMSSALSPTINNGTSGGISIKLERSLSTDQFLEEKPLNTQDDFKDSTEYKFLSSKETIPPVAIKQEPELELWEDIELVPEEESYQLPAMDQVSSSSNLNSSDENVQKGFQCSCGERFSRKLSYSRHVKNCLPLYECDICSMAFQDKTSAFSHFKTSHPGEKPAITENNQRNSKSNRLTNKNTSILPERVQVFVTEEATKYFPCKYCSKQLKTEKSRAMHMRVHNSKHKCEECNKHFRTGTHLRAHEMRVHPGKWNAIQCGICERYFACKSDYFRHQLTHTKETPFECNMCPQKYRYKKFLENHMRQSHDINEEELQEFLKEKYGRKSWLSGTFTCDICSMEMVRADVAAHLENHMLNRDVENKKNKSASNNKNH; encoded by the exons ATGGATCTGGCTGATGTTTGTAGGACATGTTTCAGCCCGGATAATCTTGAATATACTATATTCGATGTAATTCCACTGGAGAATCAACCATCGGAAATAATGGTTATTGACCTGCTGGGGCTCATTCCGAGGATAAGT ATAACGGACATATCTCCCCCATTACGAATATGCACGAAATGTATGGAATTTATGAAACTCATATATACCTTTATTTCCCAatgcgaaaaatctgaaacatacATTAGGCAATTGCAAACGCAGATATTTAACGACCAAAGCAACCAAAATGTAGAGCAATCTTCAATGAGTTCTGCTCTGAGTCCAACTATTAACAATGGAACTAGTGGCGGTATTTCAATAAAACTTGAAAGAAGTCTGAGTACGGACCAATTTCTGGAAGAAAAACCACTAAATACTCAAGACGATTTTAAGGATTCCACTGAATATAAATTTCTGTCGTCAAAAGAAACAATACCCCCGGTTGCAATAAAACAAGAACCTGAACTTGAACTGTGGGAAGATATTGAACTTGTTCCTGAAGAAGAATCATATCAGCTACCGGCTATGGATCAAGTCAGTTCCTCTTCAAATCTGAATTCGAGCGATGAAAATGTACAAAAGGGTTTTCAATGTTCGTGTGGAGAACGGTTTTCTAGAAAATTAAGTTATAGCCGGCACGTGAAAAACTGTTTGCCCCTTTACGAGTGTGATATTTGCTCGATGGCATTTCAAGACAAAACCAGCGCATTTTCGCACTTTAAAACATCCCATCCTGGTGAAAAGCCAGCAATTACCGAAAACAATCAACGTAACTCTAAAAGCAACCGACTTACTAATAAAAATACGAGCATCTTACCTGAACGAGTTCAAGTGTTTGTTACCGAAGAAGCAACGAAATATTTCCCGTGCAAGTACTGTTCAAAACAActaaaaaccgaaaaatcccGTGCCATGCACATGCGGGTGCATAATTCAAAGCACAAGTGTGAAGAGTGTAACAAACATTTCAGAACCGGCACCCACCTTCGAGCTCATGAGATGCGTGTTCATCCCGGCAAATGGAATGCTATTCAATGTGGTATTTGTGAAAGATACTTTGCATGCAAATCAGACTATTTTCGACACCAACTGACGCACACAAAAGAAACACCGTTTGAATGTAACATGTGCCCACAAAAATATCGCTACAAGAAATTCCTTGAGAACCACATGAGGCAATCCCATGATATCAATGAGGAGGAATTACAGGAATTCTTGAAGGAAAAATACGGCAGAAAATCATGGCTCAGCGGCACCTTTACGTGTGATATATGCTCAATGGAAATGGTGAGGGCGGACGTTGCAGCACATCTAGAAAATCATATGCTGAATAGAGATGTAGAAAATAAGAAGAATAAGAGCGCATCTAACAataaaaatcattga
- the LOC119647490 gene encoding zinc finger protein Gfi-1b-like produces MKFKNLCRICLKRGKMMSSLNEPIIDGKENLRAMEFLSNIANVKVAFEEEMPDQICYGCLKQIRRIHAFIAKCQKTDVVLTRFKETRDDLTKLKELEIFSIHSDSYQDGTEIKEVVIDQHPVLGTTPNGKYIDESLSEYPETILVTPDFYPEQLPDAVIKGEGFISEITSVASLNHSQLDTFTTLKRKRSDIEEPLICSICSETFNFKKHLKQHMKTAHSTIDQTVECDICHKVYKNKMCLRKHKLLLHTDEFIARSIDTAVQCPICFKFFDNFTSFTSHYQSHREFVCEYCSKTFRRASELVTHQESSQRGEFKCELCSKVLERESCLEAHMQSHEEKEEAECKVCFKGCENKLALQIHMQVIHGIDPYRCKICLKKFRTKMMLTEHIRCMHSENVYYVDAFDSLFNINANQQYLDMTRLVF; encoded by the exons atgaaattcaaaaatttgtgTCGAATATGTCTGAAACGCGGAAAAATGATGAGCTCTCTTAATGAACCTATAATTGACGGAAAAGAAAACCTTAGAGCAATGGAGTTTCTGAGTAATATCGCTAACGTAAAG GTAGCTTTTGAGGAAGAAATGCCAGACCAGATATGCTACGGTTGCCTAAAGCAAATCCGGCGAATACATGCGTTCATCGCGAAATGTCAAAAAACTGATGTTGTACTGACTCGATTTAAGGAAACCCGAGACGATTTAACAAAGCTAAAGgaactcgaaatattctcaatACATTCCGACTCATACCAGGATGGTACAGAAATTAAGGAAGTAGTCATTGATCAGCATCCAGTACTCGGCACAACCCCAAATGGGAAGTATATTGACGAAAGTCTTTCAGAATACCCTGAAACGATCCTTGTTACACCAGACTTCTACCCAGAACAACTGCCGGATGCTGTCATTAAAGGCGAAGGATTCATTTCCGAAATCACTTCCGTTGCAAGTCTGAACCATTCTCAATTAGATACATTCACCACATTGAAGAGGAAGAGGTCTGATATAGAGGAGCCGCTAATCTGTTCGATCTGCTCAGAAacttttaatttcaaaaaaCACCTAAAACAGCACATGAAAACCGCACATAGTACAATTGACCAAACAGTTGAATGTGATATTTGCCACaaagtttacaaaaataaaatgtgccTAAGGAAGCATAAACTGCTCCTACACACGGATGAGTTCATCGCTCGTTCTATTGATACGGCTGTACAGTGCCCGAtctgtttcaaatttttcgacaaTTTCACTTCCTTTACTTCCCACTACCAATCGCACAGggaatttgtatgtgaatattgtTCAAAAACGTTTCGACGAGCCTCAGAGCTAGTCACTCATCAAGAGTCATCTCAGCGGGGGGAATTTAAGTGTGAACTTTGTTCGAAGGTATTGGAAAGGGAGTCCTGCCTGGAGGCCCATATGCAGAGCCACGAGGAAAAAGAGGAAGCAGAATGCAAAGTGTGCTTTAAGGGATGCGAAAACAAACTAGCCTTACAGATCCATATGCAGGTAATTCATGGAATAGATCCGTATCGATGTAAAATCTGCTTAAAGAAGTTTCGCACTAAAATGATGTTAACAGAACATATCCGTTGTATGCATTCTGAAAATGTTTATTATGTGGATGCCTTCGATTCACTATTCAACATTAATGCCAACCAACAATACTTAGATATGACCAGACTCGTTTTTTGA